The window CAATAATAATGTACCAGGGCAATTGATAGACTGAACGCCGTCCAGCCTTGGTGTCGAACTTTGCGGTGCGCAGGAGACTCATCGCCTCACGGAAGCGCTCGCCAACAACTCTCGCTTCTTCATCAGATGCAGAAGGTTTGGCTTCTTCTTGAATCGCCTCCACCATGGAGTTGTTTTGCTTGCGCTGTCCCAGCATTTTTATCAAGAAGATAATGGTGGCGACAAACCAGACGCAGAGTATGACGACCAGTCTGACCGCCCCGGAAGCGGGCTCCGCCTTTTCTCCGAAGCGGACGTAATCGGCCCCGAACCATATCACCAGAGAAAGCGCTATAAGTCCCACTACCGTCAAAAACCGTGGGTCAATCATCCATTTAAAAAAGCGGGACATAAGTCTCCTCATGCAACCGAAAAAGAGAGTTCAAACTACAGGACCGGATATCCGATTCGGGGAGCGGTCCGATCGATTCATCAACTTAAGACTGATACTTTTGCGTCAGTTCCTGAAGCTGCTGCGCCTGCGCGTCGGTCACCGTACCCAGCCAATAACGGAAGCCGCTATAACTCAGCAACAGCGCCGCCGCCATAATGGACGCGACAACCCACAGCGGCACGTATTCCGAAATACGCTTTTTCGCAGGAGTAGAGCCACGCCAGCGAGGAGACAGGTCTCCGTCGAACTCGCCGCGCTGCATCTGAATAGTGCGCACCAAGTTATCGCGAATGGTCTCCAGATAATCCCTGCCACGGGGATCCAGCTTATATTTCCCTTCAAAGCCAAGGCTCAGGCACACGTATATCAGTTCAATGAGGTCGATATACTTGGCTGGGGTCGCCAGGATCTTGTCCAATATCAGGAATACTTTCTCACCGCCCACGTTCTCGCGATGGAACGTACTGAGAAGCGTCGCTCGCGACCAGCCGACTTCCGCTCCCCAAGGGGTATTCATAATCGCCTCGTCCAGTGCGGAGCACAAAACATAGCGAGCCGATAGCACCACATCAGAGGCGACGCCCTTCGACTGCGCTTCCGACTCAAATCGGCGAATCTGCTGAATAACCTGCTGGCGCAATTGATTGGGGTTTTGCACCTGAACGGTCTGACGCAACTCTCCCAATAACGCTATCAGCTCCGAAGCGCTGGCGGTAAGAGGGTTCAACCCCTGTTTTACATCCAGACCCTGCCCGCTTTCCATTGCGCCGGGAGGAGGCGCTGGCGCCTGATGGGGCGCAAAAGCAGTCGGCGGAGGCTGTGTTGACAGTCCGCCAGAAGAGCGCCCTCCAGGTGTGGGTACAATGACTGTACGATCACCGCCGCCGGCGCCACCGAAAAATGTTTTATCAGAATCGTTGCTCATGACTTCTAATCTCGCTCAAAGCCGTCCATTCGCTTCATATTAAAACGCCGCGTCTCGCAATGAAACGCGGCGAGGGCTAAACGCCTCTCCTCGAAGCAAAAAACGATTAATCCCTGATTGCCCAAAACTCCATTTCCAAACCAGGGAAATCCGCACCGATATGCACGGCAAAGCCGCTGGATTGCGCCAAGGCTCGCCAGTAATCGCTATTGCGGTCCAACTGGAAGTAGGTGAAACCGGTATGGAATGGAATTTGTCTCGGCGCCACTGGCAAGGCTTGCAGCCCGATGCCTGGCAACGCCGCATTGATCAAGTCGCGAATACGTTCGACCGGCGCAATTTTCACCTGGCTTGGGAAGCGGCTGCGGATCTGGTCCGACTTCATCTGCGCCTTGACCGCCAGAATATAAGTCGCCTTCTCCACCAAAGACCGGTCAGTAATCGGAGACACATAAATACCATAGCGACGCTCAACCAGATCCAGGGACACTGCTGAGGTTTCACTCACGGTGTTCATGTACTGGTTCAGAATCTGCATCAGCTGCGGGATGGATTTTTCCAACTCGTCATGATGATACGCAGGCATAGTCGCGGGAGGTCTGCGCTGAACACTGGTGAACGTCGACAGTTCACCGGCTATTTGCATTAGCTCGCCGAAAACATCCACAGGATGTAAAGGGCGAATTTGCGCCAAGTGCAACAACCAAGGTTCAACCCGGTTAATCATCTGCAGCATCAGAAAGTCCGCAATTTCGGAAGTGCCCTGTCTGCCACTGTCTCGCAATCGCCCAGCCAATGCTTCCGCGCGTAAATTCAAGCTGCCCGCCACTTCCTGCAACAGGTTGGCCAGGCGTGGATGCGCTCTGACGTCCAGCATAGGAGGAATAAACTGAGTGTCGAGAACGATTTCTCCATCGTCCCGTTTATCCTGTATCCGTGCGATAGGCAGCACAGCGTAGCCACTGCGATCCTCTCTTTCCAACAGGATACGAAAACGCAGTTGTCCAATCTGAATTTTGGTACTGTCGCTATGCTCGGATGTGGAATCGAAGGTTTCCAGCTCACGGGCGTTAAATCGCACCAGTGTCTGATTGTCTTCTTCCAGATGCGTGTCAGGCGAACCTGGACGCTTAACAGGAATACCCAGATAAACGGTTTGATTCTGGAGACCTTTCTCGGGCTCCAGAATATCAAGCTCAGAATCTATGTCTGGAACGTTGAACGGCGTTCCATCGGGGAAAATACCCCGGCAGCGATTGATGGAGAACTTTCCAAGTTTCAACACTTGGCTGTCTATCTCCAGATCGTAAAATCCCCAGAAAAATGCCTTTAGAGGCTTGCAGCGGGCTTCCAACAACGATTCATGGTAACGATCCTGCTGCTGGAAGTGCTGAGGACGAAGGAACATGCCCTCCGTCCATACGACGCGGTTTTCAAATGACATCGAATAGCCCCGGATTAATCCTTGATGCGCATGCCAAGGCGGTCAACGAACAGATCCAGTTTGTTGCCGGTGTTCTGATCGATCTGGAAGACCACTTTGGTGGAAGCGTCGTCGTAACGGATATATTCCGCCATGACGCCGATATAATGAGTGCGCTTATCGAAGGTGAAGGTCTCTTCTCTCAGCTCGCCCGGGGTCAATTCTTTCAATTTATAAGTCTTCACCAGATCGCGGCCCAATACTTCTTTTGCGCTCTGGAACAGGGCGATGAATTCTTCCTGATCGAACTGACGATCATTTTCCAGCTCGAATATATTCAGAATGACGGGAGAAGCTCGACCGTCTTCGTTCGGATTGACGTCGTTGGCGCCGTGAATCCTCAAAGTGACGGTGGTTTCCCGCCCGGTCCATTTGCCTACAGTCGTACACCCGGCCACCGTCAAGGCCAAGAGCAACAACATAGCCCAATTTCTGAAAGAAGCCTGGCATCTCATGAACAAAAGTCCTCCATATTTATAGATTCGCGCCATCTAAACTATGCAATCAGCCTGAGCGTACAATCAAATACGCCCAAGCAAATCTTATAAATTATAATGCTTTACAGGACAATTTCTGTCGTCCCGCAACTGCTTCCCTTGAATATGAGAAAAAATGCAGCCAATCGCCGCACTTTTAACAAGGGGGTTTCTAGGTACAGTAATCAATTTTAAAGTGCAAGCGTCATTTCTGACGGTTTGCCTTCAACTCATTGAAACTGCGTTCATAACTTTCCGCAAAGGTCTCGCCGAACAGACGCTTGAATGTCTTTTCCGCGTCTTCGTTCATTTCTTCGAAGAAATCCTTGTACCCTTCCCAGTTTTTACCGGCGCCGCCAAACAGCGACTTACCGCGCTGCTTTTCAAACCGACGCTCCAGCTTTTCGGGGTTAAACTGACTCATAAGATAGTCGTAAGCCGCACGAATGCCATTAAAGAGCGCTAACTGGTGGTCAGAAATATCGGCAAAGGCCTCTTTTGTCGCTTCCATGGGCGACATGTAGGCGCGTCCGGACTTCGTAAACAGGTTGTCCAATGCGTCTTCCGCCGACACCGAGAATTTCAACGGGTTGTTCTCAGCCGCCTGAATCATGGTGAGATTCATACGAAACTCGTTTTTGATAGTCTGACGGGCTCTCAGCGCCTTCATCAGTCCATCAACCGTTTCCCTCACCATATCAGCGATAACTGGCGTCAGATTAGCTTGCTGTTCCGCGGTTAAGCGCACCAGCCCCAGGGCCTGCGCCAATCCAGCAGCCTGCTCAGGAGAAACCTGAATCGGCGGCGCGGAAACGGATGGACGCTCAGGCTCACGAGGCGTATCTATAACAGATTGTTTTACAGGCGGAGCCTCTCGTTTGACCGGGCGCTGTTCGACCTGGCGTCTGGGCGGCACAACCTTCCCCGGTGCTTGCGCACCCGTGTTTGCAATCGGCAAATCAGGCTCGGGTTTCGGTTCGACCGGCTTTTCAATGGGCTTAGGTTCAGCAACCGGGGCCACGTCATTGAGTATGTCTGCGAGCGAGCCGCTATCACCAGAAGGTTCCTTGATGGAAGGCTCAGCTGGGGGAGGCTGTTGCCCCCACAAAGAGGACTCCGATGGTGAGGTGGACTCCAATGGATCTGACTTGCTCATCCCCGCCCCGGTCAAATCCTGTATTGGCTCAATCTCTTTAGGAAGCTGTTGCGGCTGATTCAATCCCAACTGTTCGGGGTGTGTGTTCACGATATCCAGCAATGAATCCGGGTTAGACTTGGGCGGAGGTTCTCTACGCGGCTTCGGCCTGGATTCAACGGGAGGCGGTGGCGTCTTGGGCGTAGCCGGGGGTTCCGGCTTGCGTGGCTGAATAAGAGATTTATCCCAGTCTTCAGGGATCACATTGGGAATAACCATGCGACCACTCTCAGCAGAGCCGCCGCCGAGCCCAAAAGAATCGCCCATTAAATTGTCTGCGGGAGGCTCGTCTCCCGACACGCCCAACCCTAGGCCTTCATCATACAAAGAAGATTTTTGTGATCCGCCAATGGCGACCAATGGATCTACAGAAGAGTCGCCGCCAGTCAACCCCGTGTCGCCGCCAATAAGCTCGCCTTTAAATGCGCCCACGGAAGGTTTGGGCTCCGGCTCCGAACCAACGCCAGTCAGCCATTTATCCAAATCGTCCAAGCCAGGGGAAGCCGCGGCGCCTGCGCCGCCTGGAATATCATCAATGTCGGATGTGATGGACGTTGATTCGCCGTCATCCTGCGGCTTATCCCCTTCCACCAATAATACGAACGGTCCGAGCAAAATCTGGTCGCCCTGGTTGATAGGGGTTGGCTGCCCTTTTACCAAAGCCTGGCTCAGGTTGTTAAGAAAGGTGCCGTTGGTGCTTTGATCAACAATTTCAAAGCCTGATCCGTTAAATTGAATCTTCGCGTGAACGGATGATACGTAACGGTTGGGGTCCGGCAACACCCAGGTATTCGAATTCGCGCGACCTATCGTCGCCCCTTCTTCTTCAACAGTTACGACTTTGCCCGCCATCTCGCTCTCAGGCGGACATTGAACGACTCTAAGCTTTACCTGCATGGTGATTTTCAAGTCCGAAGGAAATATCCAGTTAGATTAACTAATTATGCTTACCAGTTAAAGCGATGCATATACTCACAATGGCTTTCCGGGTTTGCGTCCCTGACTATATACGACGACACTGCAATGGGCCGCCGACTGCCCCTAGGATAATCCTTTAGGGTTAGACAGCAACAGAATAAAACCCAAAACAACAAAAATAGACCATAAAGCCTATACTTATCGACCCGTACGCCTATATTTCATAGGCCTAAAATAGGGTTGCTAAAATTAACGCCAAATGAATAATCTGCAATCTATGTTAGAAGCGTCATTATTTGGCATAACAGCTTCATTATTCGGCTGTTGCTATATTAAAAGTTATTAAGATTATTGGACGGCGTCGAATGTCGGAGACGCTTTCTCTTCCGACGTATAGCAGGCCTGCTCCTGCTGAAAAGACAGGCGATTAAGGAACATTAAATGGCTCAGAAAACCGCTCTCATCGTTGACGACTCAGCGACAGCTCGAATTATGCTGGCCAAGGTCCTTAACAGCATGGACGTTAAAACCCGTCAGGCCAGCTCAGGTGAAGAAGCCCTGAAACTGGTTCCCGCAGAACGCCCGGACCTGATCTTTCTCGATCATCTTATGCCGGGCATGGATGGTTTCCAGACACTTAAAGCGTTAAAGCAAAATCCGGAAACCAACCAGATTCCCGTCATTATGTATACCTCCCAGAACGCCATGAAATATCAGGAAGAAGCCAAGGCCCTTGGCGCGGCGGGAGTTATCACCAAACAGGTTGACCGCGAACGTTTATATCTGCTCGTCGAACATGTTTATATGCAGCAGGAACTGGCTCGCACCGAAACAAGCGTCAACACTGTGGCGGAGGCGATCGGCCAGACGCCTATGACCACAGAGCAGCACGCCACGCCACGCAAAGTCGTCCCGTTGCGCCCAGGCCAGCAGAAAATGGAAGATCACGTGGAGCAGCGCATCGCATCTCTACGCAGCGAGCTGGAAACGCAGCAAAACGAGCGCTACTGGAAACCACTGGAAGAACTGAAAAAACAGAATGGCCGTCTGCGCATTGCGCTATGGGCGATGATCGTCGTATTCATCCTGACAGGGCTGAAGTTGAACTCTCTGGATTCCGCCTTCGAAGCCATGCAAAAAGAGGTGAATTCCGCCAGACAGGTTCTGAACGAGCTGATCGCCATCATGGAAGAAACCTGATCACGAAAAGAGTCAGTAACAGAATCTGTAGCAACCTTGAACTAGAGGGCGCTTGTGCGCTCTCTTAATATCTCCCCCTCCTTCCCTAATCTCGCCCATCATTGCAACTCTTGCCAAGCGCACCAACGTCAGGGCCTTATCGCGCAAGTCTCTACCCTCGTTTCAGGCAAGAAAATAAATATCCGTTACACTTACTTAAAGTAATTCTTTAGAAAGAGAGCATTACACCAATTGTTTTTCTGGGCTTTCATCAAAGATGTCTGCTGCGCAGTGCGCCTGCTTAAATACGGAAAACCCAAGTTCATCTCAGTGAGCCAATAGCCGGGAAATAGCGCAATGCTGTTCAAGACTTATCAAAAGAAAAAGTTTCTGCTGGTTGATGATTTTGACAATTTCATCTTCTCACTCAAACAAATGCTGCGCCGACTTGGCGCGGAGGATATCGACAGCGCCCGCAACGGCGAAGATGCGGTGCAGCTGTTTTTACGCAAGCATTATGATGTGGTGTTCTGTGACTACAACATGGGGGAGCACAAGAACGGACAACAAGTGCTGGAAGAGTTGCGCTTCCGTAAGCTGCTGAAAAATACAGATATCTTCTTGCTGGTCAGCGCTGAAGCCGCCAAAGACATGGTATTTGGCGCACTGGAGTGCCAGCCTGACGGCTACATCACCAAGCCCATCACTCAGTCCATACTGCAAAACCGCCTTGATAAGCTAATGGAGCAAAAGGAGGCCACAGCAGATATCAATCGCGCGATTGATCTGGAGGATTACTCCAAGGCGATTACCCTATGCAATCAACATCTCAAGGCCAACACTAAATACCGCTCCTGGACCGTAAAAACCCTGGCGAACCTGTACTATCTCAGTGGCGATCTGGTGCACTCCAAGCAGATTTATGAAGACATCCTGCAAAAACGCCGCTTGGACTGGGCCCGCCTGGGACTTGGCAAAGTGCTATTGGCGGAAGGCAATGCGCAAGAGGCGGCGGTTAAGTTCGAGGAGTTGATTGAAGAGCAGCCTCTTTTGGTGGAAGCCTATGACTGGCTGGCCAAAGCGCAGCGTCATATCGGCCACGGCAAAAAAGCCCAAGGGACACTGCAGCAAGCGGTGGAAATTTCCCCTCGCGCCCTGCTGCGCCAAAAAGAGCTGGCGGAGATCAGTCGCTCGTTGCATGACCTGGAAACCGCCTCCAAAGCGTACCGACAGACCAACAAGTTGAGCGAGTATTCCTGCCACGAATCACCAGATTTGTATTTGGATTTCACCCGCTGCCTGTCTGACCTGTCGGAGGGCGACACCTCATCACAAGGCCAAAAACTGGCCTCGGAAGCCAACGCAGCGCTAGAACGCATCCGCAGAAAGTATAAAGACGATCCAGCGACACAACTGAAAAGCCATATGGTTGAGGCCAGGGTCTGGTCCGGCCAAGGCAAAGCCCAAGAAGGAGCCAAAGCGCTGAAGCAGGCGCAAACCTACTTTGACGAAGCCGCCAAGGACAACCCGGACCTCACTCTGGAAATGGCGCAAACGTTATACGCACTAAATCAGGAGAAAGAAGCTGAACAGCTGCTGACCGAGCTTGCCGCCAAGTATCCGGATAATGAGAAGCTACAAGACCGGATAGAAGAACTGCGCGATGAACCTGTCAGCCTGAAACAACGAATCAAAGCTCGGGAACTCAACAGAAAAGGCATACAGCTATACGAGGAAGGCGCCTTGTCGGATGGGGTGGCCGTATTCAAGGAAGCGATGGCGATTACACCGGCTCATGTCGGCCTGAATCTAAACCTGCTGCAAACACTGATCAAATCCGCCGCTCAGTCCAAACTGAATGCGGAGTATCAGGGGCTCGCGCAGCAGTGTCTGAGCCGGCTGCAACGACTGACGCCGCAACACAGACAGTACAAACGCTATCAACACTTGTTGCAGCGATACCAGCAAATTCAACGAGGTTAAAGCACCGTGACACAGAAAAACAAACTGGACTTCAGCTTTATCATGGCGGCCAGCGTGCACGATATGAAGAACTCTCTGAGCATGTTGCTGCACTCGCTGGACGAAGTGAATCACGAAATCGCGGAGCTGGATCTGCCCATTGCTCAACGCATGGCGACGTTGCAATATGAAGCTGCGCGGGTGAACAACGACCTGGTGCAGCTACTCAGCCTTTACAAGCTGGATGCAGACATGCTGACCGCAGACATCGATGAACACTTCGTACTGGATTTTCTGGAAGAGCAAGTCGCGCGCTACCATCCTCTTTTCGCCGCTCGCAACATGCGTTGCGAGGTAGACTGCGACGAGAGATTAACGGGGTATTTTGATAACGACCTGGTGTCCGGCGTAGTGAACAACATTCTCGCCAACGCGATTCGTTACAGCCGCAGCCAGATCAGGGTGTCAGCCAGAACCGAAGAGGGTGGTCTTTACATCACGATCGAAGATGATGGCCAGGGATTTCCCGCCAAGATGGTGGAGATTCCAGAGCAGCTATCAACGGAAGTGGATTTCGAGTCAGGCAGCACCAATCTGGGACTGTATTTCGCCCACCGTATCGCGCAGCTGCACATGCAAAAAGGAAAAACAGGCAGAATTTCACTGCGCAACGGCGGCGCACTGAATGGCGGCGTCTTTGAAATGTACTTGCCCTGAGTCCGTTCGCCCACCGCCGGGGTCACCGGCGGCCCAGCGTAAACTCACAGACAACACTTCTTGAACTTTTTACCACTCCCGCAAGGGCAAGGATCATTACGACCGACTTTGGGCTCTTCCCGCACCAGCGGATCATGGTGCTGAAAGTAAACAGACAGGCCCCGCCCCGCTTTGGCGTATCGCATGAGATACCCATTCAGATCTTCATGTGCGCCACGCAACTCCTCGCGAAAATCATCCTGCTGAGAGGCGCCTTCACGCTCCAGAATCTCCAGTGCTGCGTCCACATCCTGAAAGACTTTCAGAATCGAAATGGTGTCATCCAGATCCCGTGACATTTTCTCGTAGCCGCCAGGATCGCGTTGCGCCAGCATCCCCAAAGCGCGCACCCAATTTGGCGCCAGCCACTCATCCGCCAGGATAACGCCCTCGCACCAGTTTTCGAAACTGCGGCGCTCCTCGGTGTCCCAGCTGAACAGGCAGTCTGATGGCAGTGTCGGTGCGCCAATTTCTATTTGTCCGCGAACTTCCTGATACAGCGCTTTCATGTCCTCGATCACTGTCGAGTCACTTTGGCGCAGCTCTTCCTGATAGCATTCTCCCAATGCGACGGGGAGCCAGTCTTGCTCGTCTATTTCAACGGGGCAACAGGCTAATCCGAACAAAAAACCGTGACATTGATTGTAATTAAGCAAGTCCTCACAGCGTTCGGCGTCACACAAGAATGCGCGCAGGTCAATAAATCGCGGATCAGATTCATAGCCCGAAGCGACTTGTCCCCTCGGGTATACGGAAGGAAATTCAACTCCCATACCACTCGATCCTTTTAATAATCTGTAATTCATTCAAGTGTAAAACGAAACAGGCAATATTGTTAGTAATTTAATATGGCCCCGGCGCGTCCTCGCGCTGGCTCCAGGGCGCGCCAGACTCGCCTCAGCGGAGTACGCCCCTTTCTACGCCCAAAGAAAATATCGACTACTCCCCCACTCATCCCCACCTCCCCCCTTGAGCGGCTGTTTACCCGTATTTTCTACCCCCATACCATTCTCTGTAATAACGCCGCCAACATGCCCATTGCACATAACAAACAAAGCGGCCCATAACAAAAATAAACAGCCGTGACGGTCAGCGAGAGGCCGCCGGCGGAGCACCTTTATGACAACGAGCGACGCACCTGAAGCAAGACCGCTGATTCCCAGCAAGATTTCACCGCCGCAAACCAGCCCTCACGTGCTGAGCCGCCCACGCCTGGAGGCCGCCCTGCTTGACGCCGCCAGCAAGCCCTTATGCATCGTGCGCGCGCCGGCAGGATTCGGAAAGACCACGTTGATGTCTCATTGGCGCCGCCGTCAGCCAGGGCGGGTCGCCTGGCTCAGCCTGGATGAGCTGGATAACGACGCCACTCTATTTGGACGCTATCTGACAGCGACGCTGTCTCATCAGGCGCCGGAGCTCCAGGGACCGTTGTCGCGCGCAGAAGAAGCGCTATCCGACTATGATCTGATCTGGCTCACCGGAAAGTTGTGCAATGAATTAAGCGCTCTGGATCAACAACTCATTCTGGTGCTGGATGACTACCATCGCGTGCAAAACGAGCAAATCCATGAGGCGCTGCGGTTTCTTATTCAGCATCAGCCTCCCGCGCTACGTCTTTTTATCCTGACGCGATCCGAGCCGCCGCTGGGTTTAGCGAATTGGCGGGTACG is drawn from Hahella sp. KA22 and contains these coding sequences:
- the icmH gene encoding type IVB secretion system protein IcmH/DotU; this translates as MSNDSDKTFFGGAGGGDRTVIVPTPGGRSSGGLSTQPPPTAFAPHQAPAPPPGAMESGQGLDVKQGLNPLTASASELIALLGELRQTVQVQNPNQLRQQVIQQIRRFESEAQSKGVASDVVLSARYVLCSALDEAIMNTPWGAEVGWSRATLLSTFHRENVGGEKVFLILDKILATPAKYIDLIELIYVCLSLGFEGKYKLDPRGRDYLETIRDNLVRTIQMQRGEFDGDLSPRWRGSTPAKKRISEYVPLWVVASIMAAALLLSYSGFRYWLGTVTDAQAQQLQELTQKYQS
- the tssK gene encoding type VI secretion system baseplate subunit TssK; amino-acid sequence: MSFENRVVWTEGMFLRPQHFQQQDRYHESLLEARCKPLKAFFWGFYDLEIDSQVLKLGKFSINRCRGIFPDGTPFNVPDIDSELDILEPEKGLQNQTVYLGIPVKRPGSPDTHLEEDNQTLVRFNARELETFDSTSEHSDSTKIQIGQLRFRILLEREDRSGYAVLPIARIQDKRDDGEIVLDTQFIPPMLDVRAHPRLANLLQEVAGSLNLRAEALAGRLRDSGRQGTSEIADFLMLQMINRVEPWLLHLAQIRPLHPVDVFGELMQIAGELSTFTSVQRRPPATMPAYHHDELEKSIPQLMQILNQYMNTVSETSAVSLDLVERRYGIYVSPITDRSLVEKATYILAVKAQMKSDQIRSRFPSQVKIAPVERIRDLINAALPGIGLQALPVAPRQIPFHTGFTYFQLDRNSDYWRALAQSSGFAVHIGADFPGLEMEFWAIRD
- the tssJ gene encoding type VI secretion system lipoprotein TssJ; the encoded protein is MLLLLALTVAGCTTVGKWTGRETTVTLRIHGANDVNPNEDGRASPVILNIFELENDRQFDQEEFIALFQSAKEVLGRDLVKTYKLKELTPGELREETFTFDKRTHYIGVMAEYIRYDDASTKVVFQIDQNTGNKLDLFVDRLGMRIKD
- the tagH gene encoding type VI secretion system-associated FHA domain protein TagH, which translates into the protein MQVKLRVVQCPPESEMAGKVVTVEEEGATIGRANSNTWVLPDPNRYVSSVHAKIQFNGSGFEIVDQSTNGTFLNNLSQALVKGQPTPINQGDQILLGPFVLLVEGDKPQDDGESTSITSDIDDIPGGAGAAASPGLDDLDKWLTGVGSEPEPKPSVGAFKGELIGGDTGLTGGDSSVDPLVAIGGSQKSSLYDEGLGLGVSGDEPPADNLMGDSFGLGGGSAESGRMVIPNVIPEDWDKSLIQPRKPEPPATPKTPPPPVESRPKPRREPPPKSNPDSLLDIVNTHPEQLGLNQPQQLPKEIEPIQDLTGAGMSKSDPLESTSPSESSLWGQQPPPAEPSIKEPSGDSGSLADILNDVAPVAEPKPIEKPVEPKPEPDLPIANTGAQAPGKVVPPRRQVEQRPVKREAPPVKQSVIDTPREPERPSVSAPPIQVSPEQAAGLAQALGLVRLTAEQQANLTPVIADMVRETVDGLMKALRARQTIKNEFRMNLTMIQAAENNPLKFSVSAEDALDNLFTKSGRAYMSPMEATKEAFADISDHQLALFNGIRAAYDYLMSQFNPEKLERRFEKQRGKSLFGGAGKNWEGYKDFFEEMNEDAEKTFKRLFGETFAESYERSFNELKANRQK
- a CDS encoding PleD family two-component system response regulator yields the protein MAQKTALIVDDSATARIMLAKVLNSMDVKTRQASSGEEALKLVPAERPDLIFLDHLMPGMDGFQTLKALKQNPETNQIPVIMYTSQNAMKYQEEAKALGAAGVITKQVDRERLYLLVEHVYMQQELARTETSVNTVAEAIGQTPMTTEQHATPRKVVPLRPGQQKMEDHVEQRIASLRSELETQQNERYWKPLEELKKQNGRLRIALWAMIVVFILTGLKLNSLDSAFEAMQKEVNSARQVLNELIAIMEET
- a CDS encoding tetratricopeptide repeat-containing response regulator, coding for MLFKTYQKKKFLLVDDFDNFIFSLKQMLRRLGAEDIDSARNGEDAVQLFLRKHYDVVFCDYNMGEHKNGQQVLEELRFRKLLKNTDIFLLVSAEAAKDMVFGALECQPDGYITKPITQSILQNRLDKLMEQKEATADINRAIDLEDYSKAITLCNQHLKANTKYRSWTVKTLANLYYLSGDLVHSKQIYEDILQKRRLDWARLGLGKVLLAEGNAQEAAVKFEELIEEQPLLVEAYDWLAKAQRHIGHGKKAQGTLQQAVEISPRALLRQKELAEISRSLHDLETASKAYRQTNKLSEYSCHESPDLYLDFTRCLSDLSEGDTSSQGQKLASEANAALERIRRKYKDDPATQLKSHMVEARVWSGQGKAQEGAKALKQAQTYFDEAAKDNPDLTLEMAQTLYALNQEKEAEQLLTELAAKYPDNEKLQDRIEELRDEPVSLKQRIKARELNRKGIQLYEEGALSDGVAVFKEAMAITPAHVGLNLNLLQTLIKSAAQSKLNAEYQGLAQQCLSRLQRLTPQHRQYKRYQHLLQRYQQIQRG
- a CDS encoding sensor histidine kinase KdpD, translated to MTQKNKLDFSFIMAASVHDMKNSLSMLLHSLDEVNHEIAELDLPIAQRMATLQYEAARVNNDLVQLLSLYKLDADMLTADIDEHFVLDFLEEQVARYHPLFAARNMRCEVDCDERLTGYFDNDLVSGVVNNILANAIRYSRSQIRVSARTEEGGLYITIEDDGQGFPAKMVEIPEQLSTEVDFESGSTNLGLYFAHRIAQLHMQKGKTGRISLRNGGALNGGVFEMYLP
- a CDS encoding UPF0149 family protein, with product MNYRLLKGSSGMGVEFPSVYPRGQVASGYESDPRFIDLRAFLCDAERCEDLLNYNQCHGFLFGLACCPVEIDEQDWLPVALGECYQEELRQSDSTVIEDMKALYQEVRGQIEIGAPTLPSDCLFSWDTEERRSFENWCEGVILADEWLAPNWVRALGMLAQRDPGGYEKMSRDLDDTISILKVFQDVDAALEILEREGASQQDDFREELRGAHEDLNGYLMRYAKAGRGLSVYFQHHDPLVREEPKVGRNDPCPCGSGKKFKKCCL